The proteins below come from a single Beutenbergia cavernae DSM 12333 genomic window:
- a CDS encoding ABC transporter permease: MRTLRRHARFTAAAFVQALGRDAQFRAQAWTTIVVGLIEVAVGLVPALLVFQHTDEVNGWDVGLVIAVTGMAQVAMALLGAFVVPNQAKMTDYVRRGELDGVLIRPVSTQWYAAVRWMQPSELWSGLAGLLLVAVGLAEAGARPSAADVALAALWFAVGLVAVALVWTNLGYLAFWLESVDSVTDLMATLLSAGRYPVAFFPAAVRTILLVVIPIGLATTLPVTALDGGSDPRFAVAGVGCVLAGALLTRWHFVVALRRYASASS, encoded by the coding sequence ATGCGCACGCTGCGCCGTCACGCGCGCTTCACCGCCGCCGCGTTCGTCCAGGCGCTCGGCCGGGATGCGCAGTTCCGCGCCCAGGCCTGGACGACGATCGTCGTCGGCCTCATCGAGGTGGCGGTCGGGCTCGTCCCGGCGCTGCTGGTGTTCCAGCACACCGACGAGGTGAACGGCTGGGACGTCGGGCTCGTCATCGCCGTGACCGGGATGGCGCAGGTCGCGATGGCCCTGCTCGGCGCGTTCGTGGTGCCGAACCAGGCGAAGATGACCGACTACGTCCGCCGCGGCGAGCTCGACGGCGTCCTCATCCGGCCCGTCTCGACGCAGTGGTACGCCGCTGTGCGCTGGATGCAGCCGTCCGAGCTGTGGAGCGGGCTGGCCGGGCTGCTGCTCGTCGCCGTCGGTCTCGCCGAGGCCGGAGCTCGTCCCAGCGCCGCGGACGTGGCGCTGGCCGCGCTGTGGTTCGCCGTCGGCCTGGTGGCCGTCGCGCTGGTCTGGACGAACCTGGGCTACCTGGCGTTCTGGCTGGAGTCGGTCGACTCGGTCACCGACCTCATGGCGACCCTGCTGTCCGCCGGGCGGTATCCGGTCGCGTTCTTCCCGGCGGCCGTGCGCACGATCCTGCTCGTCGTGATCCCGATCGGGCTCGCCACGACCCTGCCGGTCACGGCGCTCGACGGCGGCTCCGACCCGCGGTTCGCGGTGGCGGGTGTCGGCTGCGTCCTCGCGGGAGCGCTGCTCACCCGCTGGCACTTCGTGGTGGCGCTGCGCCGGTACGCGAGCGCGAGCTCGTGA
- a CDS encoding ABC transporter ATP-binding protein, with the protein MTVTDVRQHGDGAALFADHVARRFGSVRAVADASIRVHPGQVTALVGPNGSGKTTLLLMLAGLLAPDAGVVRVAGLDPAHDGARARRLLGWMPDVFGTWDSLTAREVLTTVAAAYRISAPEAASRADELLAVVHLTEYADVPAHVLSRGQKQRLGLARALVHRPRALLLDEPASGLDPRSRVDLRHLVRELAAAGTAVLISSHVLAELDELVDDAVFLDRGVTSSTNVAPTQGTTRWRLRTLDGAALAAWAASVGLPLAVDADARPPVDGGADAIVTLPDERAAAALLRDAVAAGVPVSSLAPAGGALEQAYLSLEAERR; encoded by the coding sequence ATGACGGTCACTGACGTCCGACAGCACGGCGACGGCGCCGCGCTGTTCGCCGATCACGTCGCCCGCCGGTTCGGTTCGGTCCGCGCGGTCGCCGACGCCTCGATCCGCGTCCATCCGGGCCAGGTCACGGCGCTCGTCGGCCCGAACGGCTCCGGCAAGACGACGCTGCTGCTCATGCTCGCGGGGCTCCTCGCCCCGGACGCCGGGGTCGTCCGCGTGGCGGGGCTCGACCCCGCCCACGACGGCGCCCGGGCTCGCCGCCTGCTGGGCTGGATGCCCGACGTCTTCGGCACCTGGGACTCGCTCACGGCGCGTGAGGTGCTCACGACGGTCGCCGCGGCGTACCGCATCAGCGCGCCCGAGGCGGCGTCCCGTGCCGACGAGCTCCTCGCCGTCGTCCACCTGACCGAGTACGCGGACGTGCCGGCACACGTCCTCTCGCGCGGCCAGAAGCAGCGGCTGGGGCTGGCGCGCGCCCTCGTGCACCGGCCGCGCGCGCTCCTGCTCGACGAGCCGGCGTCCGGGCTCGACCCGCGCTCCAGGGTCGACCTGCGACACCTCGTGCGCGAGCTCGCCGCCGCCGGGACCGCCGTCCTCATCTCCTCGCACGTTCTCGCCGAGCTCGACGAGCTGGTCGACGACGCCGTGTTCCTGGACCGGGGCGTGACGTCGTCCACGAACGTCGCGCCGACGCAGGGCACGACGCGGTGGCGGCTGCGGACGCTCGACGGCGCAGCGCTCGCCGCGTGGGCGGCATCGGTCGGGCTCCCGCTCGCCGTCGACGCCGACGCCCGGCCGCCGGTGGACGGCGGAGCGGACGCGATCGTCACCCTCCCCGACGAGCGGGCCGCCGCCGCGCTGCTGCGCGACGCCGTCGCCGCCGGTGTCCCGGTGTCGTCCCTCGCGCCGGCCGGCGGCGCGCTCGAGCAGGCGTATCTCTCGTTGGAGGCGGAACGGCGATGA
- a CDS encoding ABC transporter permease, whose amino-acid sequence MRQLHLFGRLFALNVGVTFQYRGEFLIMQIGNLIVPITSLLVWQAALASGAPLPVDGEFLVAYFLLVSVVGMLTASWTAFYLAASIRDGALNRWLIRPASTHLDAVANNVGEKVVKLVIIVPLIAALALLLGDRIALPSDAGRWLLFAVAVVLAAGMRLALDIMIGSLAFWFEDVQGFIRALAVITPVLSGAVVPLALMPPGIAAVTAVQPFRFMLSYPMEVLLADPAGGPGGLTAGFALQVGWLAVFVAGAAGVWRLGLRSYAAAGA is encoded by the coding sequence ATGAGGCAGCTCCACCTCTTCGGTCGCCTGTTCGCGCTGAACGTGGGCGTGACGTTCCAGTACCGGGGCGAGTTCCTCATCATGCAGATCGGGAACCTGATCGTGCCGATCACGTCGCTGCTGGTCTGGCAGGCGGCCCTGGCCTCGGGCGCCCCGCTCCCGGTCGACGGCGAGTTCCTGGTGGCGTACTTCCTGCTCGTGAGCGTCGTCGGCATGCTGACCGCGTCCTGGACGGCGTTCTACCTGGCGGCGTCGATCCGTGACGGCGCGCTCAACCGGTGGCTCATCCGGCCGGCGTCGACCCACCTGGACGCGGTGGCGAACAACGTGGGCGAGAAGGTCGTCAAGCTCGTCATCATCGTGCCGCTGATCGCTGCCCTCGCTCTGCTGCTCGGTGATCGGATCGCCCTGCCCTCGGACGCCGGCCGGTGGCTCCTGTTCGCGGTCGCCGTCGTCCTCGCCGCCGGGATGCGGCTCGCTCTCGACATCATGATCGGCTCGCTGGCGTTCTGGTTCGAGGACGTGCAGGGCTTCATCCGCGCGCTCGCCGTCATCACCCCGGTGCTGTCCGGGGCCGTGGTGCCGCTCGCGCTCATGCCGCCCGGGATCGCCGCGGTGACGGCGGTGCAGCCGTTCCGGTTCATGCTGTCCTACCCGATGGAGGTGCTGCTGGCGGATCCCGCGGGCGGGCCGGGCGGCCTCACCGCCGGCTTCGCGCTCCAGGTCGGCTGGCTGGCGGTCTTCGTGGCCGGTGCCGCGGGCGTGTGGCGACTCGGGTTGCGCTCCTACGCCGCGGCGGGTGCCTGA
- the recR gene encoding recombination mediator RecR, whose translation MYEGAVQDLITELGRLPGVGPKSAQRIAFHVLAADPDDVGRLAHALTEVKARVRFCETCGNVSEEAQCRICLDPRRNAAILCVVEEPKDVVAIERTREFRGRYHVLGGAINPIDGVGPDDLRIRELMTRLADGQVTEVIIATDPNVEGEATATYLARMLAGMGITVSRLASGLPVGGDLEYADEITLGRAFEGRRRIDV comes from the coding sequence GTGTACGAAGGCGCGGTCCAGGACCTCATCACCGAGCTCGGCCGGCTGCCGGGCGTAGGTCCCAAGAGCGCGCAGCGCATCGCGTTCCACGTGCTCGCCGCGGACCCGGACGACGTCGGCCGGCTCGCTCACGCCCTCACCGAGGTGAAGGCGCGGGTCCGGTTCTGCGAGACGTGCGGCAACGTCTCGGAGGAGGCGCAGTGCCGCATCTGCCTCGACCCGCGTCGCAACGCAGCGATCCTGTGCGTCGTCGAGGAGCCGAAGGACGTCGTCGCGATCGAGCGCACACGCGAGTTCCGCGGCCGGTACCACGTGCTCGGCGGCGCCATCAACCCGATCGACGGCGTGGGTCCCGACGACCTGCGCATCCGCGAGCTCATGACCCGGCTCGCGGACGGTCAGGTGACCGAGGTGATCATCGCGACCGACCCGAACGTCGAGGGCGAGGCGACGGCCACGTATCTGGCCCGCATGCTCGCCGGCATGGGGATCACCGTCTCGAGGCTCGCCTCGGGCCTGCCGGTCGGGGGCGACCTCGAGTACGCCGACGAGATCACGCTGGGCAGGGCGTTCGAAGGAAGGCGGAGGATCGATGTCTGA
- a CDS encoding ABC transporter permease — translation MTTQFDVPVAVPDGDDVPRGLTWWGVRTVAQLELRQRVRSTRWKIALLVWVIVVGGVTALVSGAVSYFGGTQMPREDVGATVFGLVLFFVLFLGLLVAPTLSATSVNGDRAAGTLATLQVTTLSAADLAVGKLVAAWLAALAFLAASLPFLAWGLALGGTAVVVAIGTVVLLALILAVVCAVGLAFSALTARTSGSAVLTYLTVAGLSVGTLIAFGLSAPLVTRTDEVRVYDVAADYDWEGDEPPECEWRTQELPVTHLERTAWLLTLNPFVIVADLTPPDLTGSNPMAAISAGIRYAHAGPATEIDQCPASWSGAPEPLPSSGPVWPWGLGVYLLLGAGALAVTIRRLRVPARTLARGTRIA, via the coding sequence ATGACCACCCAGTTCGACGTGCCCGTCGCGGTCCCGGACGGTGACGACGTCCCGCGCGGCCTGACGTGGTGGGGTGTGCGCACCGTGGCGCAGCTGGAGCTGCGCCAGCGTGTCCGCTCGACCCGCTGGAAGATCGCGCTGCTCGTGTGGGTGATCGTCGTCGGTGGGGTGACCGCGCTCGTCAGCGGAGCCGTGTCGTACTTCGGCGGCACCCAGATGCCGCGGGAGGACGTCGGCGCCACGGTGTTCGGTCTCGTGCTCTTCTTCGTGCTGTTCCTCGGCCTGCTGGTGGCGCCGACGCTGTCCGCCACGTCCGTGAACGGCGACCGGGCGGCCGGGACGCTCGCGACGCTGCAGGTGACGACGCTGTCGGCGGCGGACCTCGCCGTCGGCAAGCTCGTCGCCGCCTGGCTCGCGGCGCTCGCGTTCCTCGCGGCCTCGCTGCCGTTCCTCGCGTGGGGTCTCGCGCTCGGCGGGACTGCCGTCGTCGTCGCGATCGGCACCGTCGTGCTGCTCGCGCTCATCCTGGCCGTCGTGTGCGCCGTGGGTCTGGCGTTCTCGGCCCTCACCGCGCGCACGTCGGGAAGCGCCGTGCTCACGTACCTCACCGTGGCCGGGCTGTCCGTCGGCACACTCATCGCGTTCGGACTCTCGGCGCCGCTCGTGACGCGCACCGACGAGGTCAGGGTGTACGACGTCGCCGCCGACTACGACTGGGAGGGTGACGAGCCGCCGGAGTGCGAGTGGCGGACCCAGGAGCTGCCCGTCACGCACCTGGAGCGCACCGCCTGGCTGCTGACGCTCAACCCGTTCGTCATCGTGGCCGACCTGACGCCGCCCGACCTCACGGGCTCGAACCCGATGGCCGCGATCAGCGCCGGCATCCGGTACGCCCACGCCGGCCCGGCGACCGAGATCGACCAGTGCCCGGCGTCGTGGTCGGGCGCGCCGGAGCCGCTGCCGTCGAGCGGCCCGGTGTGGCCGTGGGGGCTCGGCGTCTACCTGCTGCTCGGCGCCGGCGCGCTCGCCGTCACGATCCGTCGGCTGCGGGTGCCGGCGCGCACGCTGGCGCGTGGGACCCGGATCGCCTGA
- a CDS encoding DUF5063 domain-containing protein, translating into MSDTPEHQDPAEAPAHELDADLTDLAGATAGEVRRYLTTITEVAAGANPDAAIPLLLLAVSDLLAAGSRLGAIVDVVPAQRFEPDDGPDVDLEPLRRGLENLLEGIDEYTEVSDPLVTAEVAVVSLSGDLVTVAQAAVQGLQHFEAGHTSEALWWWQYSYLSSWGERAAAALRALLSVLGHLRLDVPDDVAAEAEFEALHQP; encoded by the coding sequence ATGTCTGACACCCCGGAGCACCAGGACCCGGCGGAGGCGCCGGCGCACGAGCTCGATGCCGACCTGACCGACCTCGCGGGGGCGACGGCGGGCGAGGTGCGCCGCTACCTCACGACGATCACGGAGGTCGCCGCCGGCGCGAACCCCGACGCCGCGATCCCGCTGCTCCTGCTCGCCGTCTCCGACCTGCTCGCCGCGGGCTCGAGGCTCGGCGCGATCGTCGACGTCGTCCCCGCGCAGCGGTTCGAGCCGGACGACGGCCCCGACGTCGACCTCGAGCCGCTCCGTCGAGGGCTCGAGAACCTCCTCGAGGGCATCGACGAGTACACCGAGGTCTCCGACCCGCTCGTGACGGCGGAGGTCGCCGTCGTGTCGCTGTCCGGCGATCTCGTGACCGTCGCCCAGGCTGCCGTGCAGGGGCTGCAGCACTTCGAGGCCGGGCACACGTCCGAGGCGCTGTGGTGGTGGCAGTACTCGTACCTGTCCTCGTGGGGGGAACGGGCGGCCGCCGCGCTGCGCGCTCTGCTCAGCGTGCTCGGGCACCTGCGGCTGGACGTGCCGGACGACGTCGCCGCCGAGGCGGAGTTCGAGGCTCTGCACCAGCCGTGA
- a CDS encoding ABC transporter ATP-binding protein has protein sequence MPQPVISTRALRKEYRYHRQQPGLLAAVRGLVHRTRETRVAVESLDLTIHEGEFVGLLGRNGAGKTTTLKMLSGLLRPTSGTVSVLGHEPARRRYDFLRRIAVVLGQKSMLWWDVSTSDSLRLHQAMYDLPRTRLDATVDELADLLQLRDLLDIPVRKLSLGERMKCELLVALVHEPDVLFLDEPTIGLDVVSKAAVREFLAALNATRGTTIILTSHDMDDVAELCRRVILVDHGRLQYDGDLPDLVRTIRPHKRVMLTFAASAHVPALLPPGVRLVDADDSPTGSRLDLEVEREAAQRLLAAAPGWGEVVDIEVRDADIDDVMRAVLAGEGA, from the coding sequence ATGCCACAACCCGTCATCTCGACCCGCGCCCTGCGCAAGGAGTACCGGTACCACCGACAGCAGCCCGGGCTGCTCGCAGCCGTGCGAGGTCTCGTCCACCGCACGCGCGAGACCCGCGTCGCCGTCGAGTCGCTCGACCTCACCATCCACGAGGGTGAGTTCGTCGGGCTGCTCGGGCGCAACGGCGCCGGCAAGACCACCACGCTGAAGATGCTCTCCGGGCTGCTGCGGCCGACGTCCGGCACGGTGTCGGTGCTCGGCCACGAGCCGGCCCGGCGCCGCTACGACTTCCTGCGGCGCATCGCCGTCGTCCTCGGGCAGAAGTCCATGCTCTGGTGGGACGTGTCGACGTCCGACAGCCTCCGCCTCCACCAGGCGATGTACGACCTGCCCCGCACCCGGTTGGACGCGACGGTGGACGAGCTCGCCGACCTGCTCCAGCTCCGCGACCTGCTGGACATCCCCGTGCGCAAGCTGTCGCTCGGCGAGCGGATGAAGTGCGAGCTGCTCGTCGCGCTCGTCCACGAGCCCGACGTGCTGTTCCTGGACGAGCCGACGATCGGGCTCGACGTCGTGTCGAAGGCGGCGGTGCGCGAGTTCCTCGCCGCTCTCAACGCGACCCGCGGTACGACGATCATCCTCACGAGCCACGACATGGACGACGTCGCCGAGCTGTGCCGCCGCGTCATCCTCGTCGACCACGGCCGACTCCAGTACGACGGCGACCTGCCCGACCTCGTGCGGACCATCCGTCCGCACAAGCGGGTCATGCTGACGTTCGCGGCATCCGCGCACGTCCCGGCCCTCCTGCCGCCGGGCGTCCGCCTCGTCGACGCCGACGACTCACCCACCGGCAGCCGGCTCGACCTCGAGGTCGAGCGCGAGGCCGCCCAACGGCTCCTCGCCGCCGCACCGGGCTGGGGCGAGGTCGTCGACATCGAGGTGCGGGACGCCGACATCGACGACGTCATGCGCGCGGTGCTGGCGGGTGAGGGCGCATGA
- a CDS encoding TSUP family transporter: MPPDIDLLTILLLVLAGLAAGWVDAVVGGGGLIQLPALLLVPGITPIEALATNKLGSIMGTSTSSITYYRRVQPDLTTAAPMALAALAGASGGALLASQIPGELFTPIILVVLVGVFVFTLARPRLGAHTQLRWEGNRHRWTAAGLGVAIGLYDGLLGPGTGTFLVIALVSVLGYAFLPASAIAKIVNFATNFGALVVFVPHGVVLWGLGLCVGAANLVGAYIGARMAVAKGSAFVRVAFVVVVGVLIVRLGWDVVADWLS; this comes from the coding sequence GTGCCGCCCGACATCGACCTGCTCACGATCCTGCTGCTGGTGCTCGCCGGCCTCGCCGCGGGGTGGGTCGACGCCGTCGTCGGCGGCGGCGGGCTGATCCAGCTGCCGGCCCTGCTGCTGGTGCCCGGGATCACCCCGATCGAGGCGCTCGCGACCAACAAGCTGGGCTCGATCATGGGCACGTCCACGAGCTCGATCACCTACTACCGCCGCGTGCAGCCCGACCTGACGACGGCGGCCCCGATGGCCCTCGCCGCCCTCGCCGGGGCAAGTGGCGGTGCCCTGCTGGCCTCGCAGATACCCGGCGAGCTGTTCACGCCGATCATCCTCGTGGTGCTCGTGGGCGTCTTCGTGTTCACGCTGGCCAGGCCGCGGCTCGGCGCGCACACGCAGCTGCGCTGGGAAGGCAACCGGCACCGGTGGACCGCGGCCGGGCTCGGCGTCGCCATCGGTCTCTACGACGGGCTGCTCGGCCCCGGCACCGGCACGTTCCTCGTCATCGCGCTCGTGAGCGTGCTCGGCTACGCGTTCCTGCCGGCGTCGGCGATCGCGAAGATCGTCAACTTCGCGACGAACTTCGGGGCGCTCGTCGTGTTCGTCCCGCACGGCGTCGTGCTCTGGGGTCTGGGGCTGTGCGTCGGGGCGGCGAACCTCGTCGGCGCCTACATCGGCGCCCGGATGGCTGTCGCCAAGGGCAGCGCCTTCGTGAGGGTGGCGTTCGTCGTCGTCGTCGGCGTGCTCATCGTCCGGCTCGGCTGGGACGTCGTCGCCGACTGGCTCTCCTGA
- a CDS encoding carbohydrate ABC transporter permease has product MSALTTPRLGDPTQERVDRHARQRNLVARLVTQVCLWIGVLMSIFPFYWLITMSTNTTAEIFGFPPKLTFGTNFAENMRNLLASVDLFQALLNTILVAGALAVLVMFFDSLAAFTFAKYSFPGKNVLFTLLIATFLVPGSLSLVPSFVLMSWFGWIGGLQALIIPGAANAFGIFLLRQFATNSIPDELLESARIDGAGFFRCYRSIGVPMLRGGLAFLGIFTFIGAWNDYIWPLVVLIDPQRQTLQVALQTLNSIYLTDYGMVMAGALISVLPLIGVFIIGQRHFIANIAAGALKG; this is encoded by the coding sequence ATGAGCGCGCTCACGACTCCTCGACTGGGCGACCCGACCCAGGAACGCGTCGACCGCCACGCGCGGCAGCGCAACCTCGTGGCGAGGCTGGTGACGCAGGTCTGCCTGTGGATCGGCGTCCTGATGTCGATCTTCCCGTTCTACTGGCTCATCACGATGTCGACGAACACCACGGCAGAGATCTTCGGCTTCCCGCCGAAGCTCACGTTCGGCACGAACTTCGCCGAGAACATGCGCAACCTCCTGGCGAGCGTCGACCTGTTCCAGGCCCTGCTGAACACGATCCTCGTCGCCGGCGCGCTCGCCGTCCTGGTCATGTTCTTCGACTCGCTGGCGGCGTTCACGTTCGCGAAGTACTCGTTCCCGGGCAAGAACGTGCTGTTCACGCTGCTGATCGCGACGTTCCTCGTCCCGGGCAGCCTCTCCCTGGTGCCGAGCTTCGTGCTCATGTCCTGGTTCGGCTGGATCGGCGGCCTGCAGGCGCTCATCATCCCCGGGGCGGCGAACGCCTTCGGCATCTTCCTGCTGCGCCAGTTCGCCACGAACTCGATCCCGGACGAGCTGTTGGAGTCCGCTCGGATCGACGGCGCCGGGTTCTTCCGGTGCTACCGGTCGATCGGCGTTCCGATGCTCCGGGGCGGCCTGGCGTTCCTCGGGATCTTCACGTTCATCGGCGCGTGGAACGACTACATCTGGCCCCTGGTCGTGCTCATCGACCCGCAACGGCAGACCCTCCAGGTGGCGCTCCAGACGCTGAACTCCATCTACCTCACCGACTACGGGATGGTCATGGCGGGAGCGCTGATCAGCGTGCTGCCGCTCATCGGGGTGTTCATCATCGGGCAGCGGCACTTCATCGCGAACATCGCGGCTGGGGCCCTCAAGGGCTGA
- a CDS encoding DNA polymerase III subunit gamma and tau, translating into MTTALYRRYRPDTFADVIGQEHVTGPLMAALRSDRATHAYLFSGPRGCGKTTSARILARCLNCAQGPTDTPCGTCDSCVELARGGPGSLDVVEIDAASHNGVDDARDLRERAVFAPARDRYKIFILDEAHMVTAQGFNALLKLVEEPPPHVKFVFATTEPDRVIGTIRSRTHHYPFRLVPPQVLGDYLAQVSEAEGVAVAPGVLPLVVRAGGGSVRDSMSVLDQLMAGADSDGLDYDRAIALLGFTHATLLDDVVDAFAAGDGATVFRVIDNVIESGHDPRRFVEDLLERLRDLIVLAAAGDQAVAVLRAIPEDQVERMRGQAQHLGAARLSRAADLVNAGLTEMTGATSPRLQLELLCARILLPATPAAATGVEPRSAGTSGPASGSAPSGGAGSAAGAAPSRRETPAQPVPRTERPPAPERGAPSRAAAEPPAASAARGERERGSAARAADEAGPESAGSVASGSAEAEPGAARRGAPATDAPARRQQPDARPGGGDDVEGRGAGAGPEAEEAPGSAEPPRSEVSDEEAPRSGEPAAGQSRSEVSDEEAPRSEVPAEGPPHPQEAAAGRTPSEAPAAGPVSAAPQPDPSPLTGTDAATVRRRWPEVLETLSGIRRVTWTLVAQNAQVASISAGVLELAFATEGLAVTFRNGTHAEALERALHETLGLDVRVRATIGDAAPTSPPAGGTSGGAGAPDAPGSAGAGDPAARAAADWAAPVARLDPPEPPAGGSAPAPADPGSTPAPGAASQARASGTSDARPTQARAPRTTDARPTQARTTAEAPPAVVGPDDPWPSDEDDDPGEPGAGSGLVGAPLVARLLGGTVIDEVADGPGGPRPGP; encoded by the coding sequence GTGACCACAGCCCTGTACCGCCGGTACCGTCCGGACACGTTCGCGGACGTCATCGGGCAGGAGCACGTCACGGGTCCGCTCATGGCGGCGCTGCGGTCCGATCGCGCCACGCACGCGTACCTGTTCTCCGGTCCGCGAGGCTGCGGCAAGACGACGTCGGCCCGGATCCTCGCGCGGTGCCTCAACTGTGCGCAGGGACCGACGGACACGCCGTGCGGCACGTGCGACAGCTGTGTCGAGCTGGCGCGTGGCGGGCCGGGCAGCCTCGACGTCGTCGAGATCGACGCCGCGAGCCACAATGGTGTCGACGACGCCCGTGACCTGCGCGAACGCGCCGTCTTCGCCCCGGCGCGCGACCGCTACAAGATCTTCATCCTCGACGAGGCGCACATGGTGACGGCGCAGGGGTTCAACGCGCTGTTGAAGCTCGTCGAGGAGCCGCCGCCGCACGTGAAGTTCGTGTTCGCGACGACGGAGCCGGACCGCGTGATCGGCACGATCCGCTCGCGCACGCACCACTACCCGTTCCGGCTCGTTCCCCCGCAGGTGCTCGGCGACTACCTGGCTCAGGTGAGCGAGGCGGAGGGGGTGGCCGTGGCCCCGGGCGTCCTGCCGCTGGTCGTTCGCGCCGGTGGGGGATCGGTCCGGGACTCGATGTCGGTGCTGGACCAGCTCATGGCCGGTGCGGACTCCGATGGCCTCGACTACGACCGCGCGATCGCGCTCCTCGGGTTCACCCACGCGACCCTGCTGGACGACGTCGTCGACGCGTTCGCCGCCGGCGACGGCGCCACGGTGTTCCGGGTGATCGACAACGTGATCGAGTCGGGGCACGACCCGCGCCGATTCGTCGAGGACCTGCTCGAGCGGCTGCGCGACCTCATCGTCCTCGCCGCCGCAGGCGACCAGGCCGTCGCGGTGCTCCGCGCCATCCCGGAGGACCAGGTCGAACGGATGCGCGGCCAGGCGCAGCACCTCGGCGCCGCGCGACTGTCGCGAGCCGCCGACCTGGTCAACGCTGGGCTCACGGAGATGACCGGGGCGACGTCGCCGCGGCTGCAGCTCGAGCTGCTGTGCGCGCGCATCCTTCTGCCCGCGACGCCTGCGGCCGCGACGGGGGTGGAGCCGCGCTCCGCCGGCACGTCCGGCCCCGCCTCCGGCTCTGCGCCCTCCGGCGGCGCCGGGTCTGCCGCCGGTGCCGCGCCTTCGCGGCGCGAGACGCCGGCGCAGCCCGTGCCCCGCACCGAGCGGCCACCGGCTCCGGAGCGAGGGGCGCCGAGCCGGGCGGCGGCCGAGCCGCCCGCGGCGTCGGCCGCTCGCGGTGAGCGGGAGCGCGGCTCGGCGGCGCGCGCTGCGGACGAAGCGGGTCCCGAGTCGGCTGGGTCGGTGGCGTCGGGGTCCGCGGAGGCCGAACCGGGGGCGGCCCGTCGCGGAGCGCCCGCCACCGATGCGCCCGCGCGACGCCAGCAGCCCGACGCGCGCCCGGGTGGAGGCGATGACGTCGAGGGCCGTGGCGCTGGGGCCGGGCCGGAGGCCGAGGAGGCGCCTGGATCCGCGGAGCCGCCTCGCTCGGAGGTGTCGGACGAAGAGGCGCCTCGCTCCGGGGAGCCGGCCGCCGGGCAGTCTCGCTCGGAGGTGTCGGACGAAGAGGCGCCTCGCTCCGAGGTCCCGGCCGAAGGGCCGCCCCATCCGCAGGAGGCAGCCGCCGGGCGGACTCCGTCCGAGGCGCCCGCCGCCGGTCCGGTGTCCGCGGCCCCGCAGCCCGACCCCTCCCCGCTCACCGGCACGGACGCCGCCACCGTCAGGCGCCGCTGGCCCGAGGTGCTCGAGACCCTCTCCGGGATCCGGCGCGTGACGTGGACGCTGGTCGCGCAGAACGCGCAGGTCGCCTCGATCTCCGCGGGCGTGCTCGAGCTGGCGTTCGCGACCGAGGGCCTCGCCGTCACGTTCCGCAACGGGACCCACGCGGAGGCTCTGGAGCGTGCGCTGCACGAGACGCTCGGCCTCGACGTGCGGGTCCGGGCGACGATCGGCGACGCGGCGCCGACGTCGCCCCCGGCCGGCGGGACGTCGGGCGGAGCGGGTGCACCTGACGCGCCGGGCAGCGCGGGCGCCGGTGACCCGGCAGCGCGCGCCGCGGCCGACTGGGCCGCGCCGGTGGCTCGGCTCGACCCGCCGGAGCCTCCCGCGGGGGGCTCGGCTCCCGCTCCAGCCGATCCCGGGAGCACCCCGGCGCCCGGAGCGGCATCCCAGGCGAGGGCATCGGGCACCTCCGACGCGCGCCCGACCCAGGCGCGTGCCCCCCGCACCACCGACGCGCGCCCGACCCAGGCGAGGACGACCGCGGAGGCGCCACCCGCCGTCGTCGGCCCTGACGACCCCTGGCCGTCCGACGAGGACGACGACCCTGGTGAGCCCGGGGCGGGCAGCGGGCTCGTGGGTGCTCCCCTCGTCGCGCGCCTGCTCGGCGGCACGGTCATCGACGAGGTCGCCGACGGCCCGGGCGGCCCGCGCCCCGGCCCGTAG